A genomic window from Gymnodinialimonas ceratoperidinii includes:
- a CDS encoding DUF6314 family protein, with the protein MIALDWFAGRWVLTREITDYRADLVGRFTGSAVWTPQGDGLLQVEDGTLRYGSAPPMQASRRYLWQGQGQGAEIDVFFDDGRPFHRVPAPGQEALHDCPPDTYRVRYAFDGPDRFTTRWRVTGPRKDMLLETLFERD; encoded by the coding sequence ATGATCGCGCTCGACTGGTTTGCGGGGCGCTGGGTTTTGACTCGAGAGATCACCGATTATCGCGCCGATCTCGTGGGGCGGTTTACCGGCAGCGCCGTCTGGACGCCGCAGGGAGACGGGCTGTTGCAGGTGGAGGACGGCACCCTTCGCTACGGGAGCGCGCCGCCGATGCAGGCCTCGCGTCGCTATCTCTGGCAGGGGCAGGGGCAGGGCGCTGAGATTGACGTCTTCTTCGACGATGGCCGGCCCTTTCACCGGGTCCCCGCGCCGGGTCAGGAGGCGCTCCACGACTGCCCGCCCGATACCTACCGGGTGCGCTACGCCTTCGATGGCCCCGATCGCTTCACAACCCGCTGGCGCGTGACGGGGCCGCGCAAGGACATGCTGCTGGAAACGCTTTTCGAACGGGATTGA
- a CDS encoding class I SAM-dependent methyltransferase, which yields MTTASTFWDKAATKYAASKMSDPEGYRATLERTRAHLQPQDHVLEIGCGTASTAIELAPSVAHFTATDISSAMIDIGREKTRAAGVENISLFVREASDVPEGPFDAILAFNLLHLLPNQAETLARVHASLKPDGLFISKTICLAEKWYFRPLIGVMALFGKAPFVTHQRVDELRAAILAAGFEPVEELIQSGAAPRLYLVARRV from the coding sequence ATGACCACAGCCAGCACATTCTGGGACAAGGCCGCCACAAAATACGCGGCGAGCAAGATGTCAGATCCCGAGGGCTATCGCGCCACGCTGGAGCGCACCCGCGCGCATCTCCAACCGCAGGATCATGTCCTGGAAATCGGCTGCGGCACCGCCTCCACCGCGATCGAACTTGCCCCCTCGGTCGCACATTTCACGGCGACGGATATCTCCTCTGCCATGATCGATATCGGACGCGAGAAAACCCGCGCGGCGGGTGTCGAGAACATCTCTCTCTTCGTGCGGGAAGCCTCTGACGTGCCGGAGGGGCCGTTCGATGCCATCCTCGCCTTCAACCTGTTGCATCTGTTGCCAAATCAGGCAGAGACCTTGGCGCGTGTTCACGCCAGCCTGAAGCCGGACGGGCTCTTCATCTCCAAAACGATCTGCCTTGCGGAGAAGTGGTATTTCAGACCGCTGATCGGCGTCATGGCGCTCTTCGGGAAAGCGCCATTCGTCACCCACCAAAGGGTTGATGAGCTGCGCGCCGCGATCCTCGCGGCCGGGTTCGAGCCGGTTGAAGAACTCATTCAATCCGGCGCCGCCCCGCGCCTTTACTTGGTTGCCCGGCGCGTTTAG
- a CDS encoding carbohydrate ABC transporter permease: protein MDRFPQSVRAFNRLSLVTRPGGRYAVAMQRARLSDHLILILGCLLLLGPPALLLVRGFSISALADLMTPSSPRPDLMQMLGTSLIIATGVALLKTVTSLLAAFALVFFRVPGARVIFPLLLLPLFLPIESRIMPTVLVTDALGLLNTYTGLILPITATGLGTLILRQQLMQLPPEVIEAAQLDGAGPLRVFFDIIVPLSLPIVAALLAFFFVLGWNQYLWPLIATPSAPDRATLVSGIALLRIGSPASITLAAIALVPPLIVFVIAQRWIAKGLAPIRA from the coding sequence ATGGACCGATTTCCTCAATCCGTCCGGGCGTTTAACCGGCTGTCGCTTGTCACCCGCCCCGGCGGGCGCTACGCCGTTGCCATGCAGCGCGCGAGATTATCCGACCATTTGATCCTGATCCTCGGATGCCTGCTGCTTCTGGGGCCGCCGGCGCTTTTGTTGGTCCGTGGCTTCTCGATTTCCGCGCTCGCGGACCTGATGACACCTTCATCCCCGCGCCCCGATCTGATGCAGATGCTCGGCACCTCGCTGATCATCGCCACGGGAGTCGCGCTGTTGAAAACCGTCACTTCCCTGCTGGCCGCCTTCGCACTGGTCTTCTTCCGTGTGCCCGGTGCGCGGGTGATCTTTCCGCTGCTCCTGCTGCCGTTGTTCCTGCCGATCGAGTCCCGGATCATGCCCACGGTGCTTGTCACCGACGCCCTGGGCCTGCTCAACACCTATACCGGGCTGATCCTGCCGATCACGGCCACGGGCCTCGGCACCCTGATCCTGCGACAGCAGTTGATGCAGCTTCCGCCGGAGGTGATCGAAGCCGCACAACTCGATGGGGCGGGGCCGCTGCGGGTCTTTTTCGACATCATCGTCCCGCTGAGCCTGCCGATCGTCGCGGCCTTGCTGGCGTTCTTCTTCGTGCTCGGCTGGAACCAGTATCTCTGGCCACTGATTGCCACCCCGTCCGCGCCGGACCGTGCCACATTGGTGAGCGGGATCGCCCTTCTGCGGATCGGCTCACCGGCGTCGATCACCCTTGCGGCCATAGCCTTGGTGCCGCCCCTCATCGTCTTCGTGATCGCGCAACGCTGGATTGCCAAGGGACTGGCGCCGATCCGGGCCTGA
- a CDS encoding pyridoxal phosphate-dependent aminotransferase has product MPFLSDTLARVKPSPTIAVSNLAAELKAQGKDVIGLGAGEPDFDTPQNIKDAAKVAIDAGKTKYTAVDGIKELKEAIVAKLKRDNDLDYTTAQVTVGTGGKQILYNALMATLNAGDEVIIPAPYWVSYPDMVLLAGGEPVFVEGPSQTGYKITAEQLEAAITPKTKWFIFNSPSNPTGAGYTAEELKALTDVLLKHPHVWVMTDDMYEHLVYDDFEFATPAQVEPQLIDRTLTCNGVSKAYAMTGWRIGYAAGPEELIKAMRKVQSQSTSNPCSISQWAAVEALNGPQDFLAPNNETFARRRDLVVKMLNEAEGIDCPTPEGAFYVYPSINGCIGKTSAAGTKIDTDEAFAKALLEETGVAVVFGGAFGLSPAFRVSYATSDENLTEACSRIQSFCAALT; this is encoded by the coding sequence ATGCCCTTCCTTTCCGACACGCTCGCCCGGGTGAAACCCTCTCCCACGATTGCCGTCTCCAACCTCGCCGCCGAACTGAAGGCACAGGGCAAGGATGTGATCGGTCTGGGCGCGGGTGAGCCTGACTTCGACACGCCCCAGAACATCAAGGACGCGGCCAAGGTAGCGATCGATGCGGGCAAGACGAAGTACACGGCGGTTGATGGCATTAAGGAGCTGAAAGAGGCGATCGTCGCCAAGCTCAAGCGCGATAACGACCTCGATTACACCACCGCGCAGGTCACGGTCGGCACCGGCGGCAAGCAGATCCTGTACAACGCGCTGATGGCGACGCTGAACGCAGGCGACGAGGTCATCATCCCCGCGCCTTACTGGGTCTCCTACCCCGACATGGTGCTGCTGGCGGGCGGTGAGCCCGTCTTCGTCGAGGGCCCCTCGCAGACCGGCTACAAGATCACGGCCGAGCAGTTGGAAGCCGCGATCACGCCGAAGACCAAGTGGTTCATCTTCAACTCGCCCTCCAACCCCACCGGGGCGGGCTACACGGCCGAGGAATTGAAGGCGCTGACCGATGTGCTGCTCAAGCATCCCCATGTCTGGGTGATGACCGACGACATGTACGAGCACCTCGTCTACGACGATTTCGAATTCGCCACCCCCGCGCAGGTGGAGCCTCAGCTCATCGACCGCACGCTGACCTGCAACGGCGTGTCCAAGGCCTATGCCATGACCGGCTGGCGCATCGGCTACGCGGCAGGCCCGGAAGAGCTGATCAAGGCGATGCGCAAGGTGCAGTCGCAATCCACGTCGAACCCCTGCTCCATCAGCCAATGGGCGGCGGTCGAGGCGCTGAACGGCCCGCAGGATTTCCTCGCCCCCAACAACGAGACTTTCGCGCGCCGTCGGGATCTGGTGGTCAAGATGCTGAACGAGGCGGAAGGCATCGACTGCCCGACGCCCGAGGGCGCTTTCTATGTCTACCCCTCGATCAACGGCTGCATCGGCAAGACCTCTGCCGCGGGCACCAAGATCGACACCGACGAGGCGTTCGCCAAGGCACTGCTGGAAGAGACCGGCGTGGCCGTGGTATTCGGCGGGGCCTTCGGCCTCTCGCCCGCCTTCCGCGTCAGCTATGCCACCTCGGACGAGAACCTGACCGAGGCCTGCTCGCGCATCCAGAGCTTCTGCGCCGCGCTCACGTAA
- a CDS encoding helix-turn-helix domain-containing protein has protein sequence MDDQSHDGATWFDAETTTFGDRVTGAREAAGLTQPELAKRLGVKVKTIRAWEQDQSEPRANKLGTLAGILGVSMMWLLAGQGEGLDSPELTQPVDADIEKILIDLRQMRQEQVSLAERMGRIEKRLRAALGNQ, from the coding sequence ATGGACGACCAGTCACACGACGGAGCCACCTGGTTCGACGCGGAAACGACGACCTTCGGCGACCGGGTCACGGGCGCACGGGAAGCGGCCGGTCTGACGCAACCGGAACTGGCGAAACGACTGGGGGTGAAGGTCAAGACGATCCGCGCGTGGGAACAGGACCAATCCGAGCCGCGGGCCAACAAACTTGGCACGCTGGCGGGTATTCTGGGCGTGTCGATGATGTGGCTGCTGGCCGGTCAGGGCGAGGGGCTCGACAGCCCCGAGTTGACCCAACCGGTCGATGCCGACATCGAAAAGATCCTGATTGATCTCAGACAGATGCGGCAGGAACAGGTGTCTCTGGCAGAGCGGATGGGGCGCATCGAGAAACGTCTGCGCGCGGCCTTGGGCAACCAATGA
- a CDS encoding succinate dehydrogenase assembly factor 2, with product MSETREIRVKRLRLRAWHRGIKEMDLILGGWADRNLEAADDATLDAFEAVMAESDHDLYQWISGQSDAPAELAPMVERIGADMRPTVGRGA from the coding sequence ATGAGCGAGACACGCGAAATCCGGGTGAAGCGGCTGCGCCTTCGGGCGTGGCATCGCGGGATCAAGGAGATGGACCTGATTCTTGGCGGTTGGGCCGATCGCAACCTTGAGGCGGCCGACGATGCCACTCTGGACGCGTTCGAGGCCGTGATGGCCGAGTCCGATCATGACCTCTACCAGTGGATATCCGGCCAATCCGACGCGCCGGCTGAGCTCGCGCCGATGGTGGAGCGGATCGGCGCCGACATGCGGCCGACTGTCGGGCGGGGCGCTTGA
- a CDS encoding MarR family winged helix-turn-helix transcriptional regulator produces MSMHAPLASPAQAGFLAGYLESLAMVERLHRLLLDVIKDEFERLGVLDINAVQALLLFNIGDNEVTAGELKSRGYYQGSNVSYNLKKLVDMGYMHHQKCEIDRRSVRVRLTEKGRHVRNTVDGLFERHSEGLEKQGVLSADGVDRLNHSLKRIERFWSDQIRYIY; encoded by the coding sequence ATGAGTATGCATGCGCCCCTTGCCTCACCAGCCCAAGCCGGGTTTCTGGCGGGCTATCTGGAATCTCTCGCGATGGTGGAGCGCCTGCATCGTCTGCTCCTCGACGTGATCAAGGACGAATTCGAACGTCTCGGCGTGCTCGACATCAACGCCGTCCAAGCGCTGCTTCTGTTCAATATCGGCGACAACGAGGTGACTGCGGGTGAGCTGAAGTCGCGCGGCTATTACCAAGGCTCCAATGTCAGCTACAACCTGAAGAAGCTGGTCGACATGGGCTACATGCACCACCAGAAATGCGAGATCGACCGACGCTCGGTTCGCGTGCGCCTGACCGAGAAAGGCCGCCATGTCCGCAATACCGTGGACGGCCTGTTCGAGCGGCATTCTGAGGGGCTGGAAAAGCAGGGCGTGCTCAGTGCGGACGGTGTCGATCGCCTGAACCACTCCCTGAAACGGATCGAAAGGTTCTGGTCCGATCAGATTCGTTACATCTATTGA
- a CDS encoding DsbE family thiol:disulfide interchange protein: MKLNWLMILPLALTATFFGLAGWKLTNNQNAQSTGVDTQALPSAQQGRAAPPLDLQVLPGSDLLTRDALEGEGLVILNFFASWCPPCRAEHPTLTALAEAGVPLYGVNYRDREAQALSFLEELGNPYDLIGTDPAARNGRDWGVVAMPETFFINEEGVIVLHFRGPIVRRSLDAQVRPALQEAGYSLPDLEPLETAETN; the protein is encoded by the coding sequence GTGAAGCTCAATTGGCTCATGATCTTGCCGCTGGCACTAACCGCGACGTTCTTCGGGCTTGCCGGCTGGAAGCTGACGAACAACCAGAATGCTCAGAGCACGGGCGTGGATACGCAAGCGCTTCCGTCCGCGCAGCAAGGACGTGCCGCGCCGCCGCTGGATCTGCAGGTTCTGCCGGGCTCCGACCTCCTGACGCGCGACGCCCTTGAGGGAGAGGGCCTCGTGATCCTCAATTTCTTCGCCTCATGGTGCCCGCCCTGCCGCGCGGAGCATCCGACCCTGACGGCGCTGGCCGAGGCAGGCGTGCCGCTTTACGGGGTCAACTACCGCGACCGAGAGGCACAGGCCCTGTCGTTCCTTGAGGAACTGGGTAACCCCTATGACCTGATCGGCACGGACCCGGCGGCGCGTAACGGGCGTGACTGGGGCGTGGTGGCGATGCCCGAGACCTTCTTCATCAACGAGGAGGGAGTCATCGTCCTGCATTTCCGAGGGCCCATCGTGCGCCGTTCCCTCGACGCGCAGGTTCGCCCCGCCCTGCAGGAGGCGGGCTACAGCTTGCCGGATCTCGAGCCGTTGGAAACAGCCGAAACCAATTGA
- the ccmD gene encoding heme exporter protein CcmD — protein MVDLGQYTAVVLSAYAGTIVCLLALIFASVARSRRVARRLTEVEARRGKGAGKSPAEGSLT, from the coding sequence ATGGTGGATCTTGGACAATACACGGCGGTGGTCCTGTCCGCCTATGCGGGCACGATCGTCTGCCTTCTGGCATTGATCTTCGCCTCCGTCGCCCGGTCTCGCCGTGTCGCGCGGCGTTTGACCGAGGTTGAGGCGCGGCGCGGCAAAGGTGCCGGCAAATCTCCTGCGGAAGGATCTCTGACGTGA
- a CDS encoding heme ABC transporter permease encodes MFRPMSSFWEYANPRRFMATSGAVLPWVTALAALFLIGGLIWGFFFTPNDFRQGSTVKIIYIHVPAAIMATSAWFMMLAASLIWLIRRHHVSALAAKAAAPVGMVFTLIGLFTGAVWGQPMWGSWWEWDPRLTAFLILFLFYLGYMALWEAIENPDAAADLTSVLCLVGTVFAVISRYAILFWNQSLHQGASLSMDAEENVADVFAYPLWTCIGGFFFLFVTLVLYRTRTEIRARRLNALIVQERMA; translated from the coding sequence ATGTTCCGGCCCATGTCCTCCTTCTGGGAATACGCGAACCCGCGACGGTTCATGGCAACCTCCGGCGCTGTTCTGCCGTGGGTGACAGCCTTGGCCGCGCTGTTCCTGATCGGCGGTCTGATCTGGGGTTTCTTCTTTACTCCCAATGACTTCCGTCAGGGATCGACGGTCAAGATCATCTACATCCACGTGCCTGCGGCGATCATGGCGACCTCGGCCTGGTTCATGATGCTGGCGGCCTCGCTGATCTGGCTGATCCGCCGCCATCATGTGAGCGCGCTGGCGGCCAAGGCGGCGGCCCCGGTGGGCATGGTGTTCACCTTGATCGGGCTCTTCACCGGTGCGGTCTGGGGGCAGCCGATGTGGGGGTCGTGGTGGGAATGGGACCCACGGCTGACCGCCTTCCTGATCCTGTTCCTCTTCTACCTCGGCTACATGGCCCTGTGGGAGGCGATCGAGAACCCCGATGCGGCCGCCGATCTGACGTCGGTCCTCTGCCTCGTGGGCACCGTCTTCGCGGTGATCTCGCGCTACGCGATCCTGTTCTGGAACCAGAGCCTGCATCAGGGTGCCTCGCTCAGCATGGACGCGGAGGAGAACGTGGCCGACGTCTTCGCCTATCCGCTGTGGACCTGCATTGGCGGGTTCTTTTTCCTGTTCGTAACGCTCGTCCTTTACCGGACCCGGACCGAGATCCGGGCGCGGCGCCTCAACGCGCTGATCGTGCAGGAGCGGATGGCCTGA
- the ccmB gene encoding heme exporter protein CcmB: protein MIGLLKRDLTLAFRAGGGFGLSLAFFLVFTSLVPLGIGPETGRLAEIAGGVLWLGALLACLLSLDRIFQLDWEDGTLDLIATSPLPLEAAAALKALAHWLTTGLPLVAAAPILGLLLNLPAAAYPWLIASLAVGTPALSAIGTFGAAITVGIKRGGLLLSLLVLPLYVPTLIFGALSVSRGAAGLDALTPLLLTAGITLGSSAILPFAAASALRVNLR from the coding sequence ATGATCGGCCTGCTGAAACGAGACCTGACGCTCGCCTTCCGCGCCGGCGGCGGCTTCGGCCTGAGCCTTGCCTTCTTCCTCGTGTTCACCTCCCTCGTGCCGCTCGGGATCGGGCCCGAGACCGGACGGTTGGCCGAGATCGCCGGAGGCGTGCTCTGGCTCGGGGCGCTTCTGGCCTGCCTGCTGTCTCTCGACCGCATCTTCCAGCTGGATTGGGAGGACGGAACGCTGGACCTGATTGCCACCTCGCCACTACCGCTGGAGGCCGCCGCCGCGCTGAAAGCCCTGGCGCACTGGCTCACCACCGGGCTGCCGCTGGTCGCCGCGGCTCCCATCCTTGGCCTTTTGCTGAACTTGCCGGCAGCCGCCTACCCGTGGCTGATCGCGTCTCTCGCCGTGGGCACGCCGGCGCTTTCGGCCATCGGCACCTTCGGCGCTGCGATCACCGTCGGGATCAAGCGCGGCGGGCTGCTGCTGTCGCTGCTGGTGCTGCCGCTCTACGTGCCGACGCTGATCTTCGGCGCATTGTCCGTGTCGCGTGGCGCGGCGGGGCTCGATGCCCTCACGCCCCTGCTCCTGACCGCCGGTATCACCCTGGGCTCGAGCGCCATTTTGCCCTTCGCCGCCGCCAGCGCCCTCCGCGTCAATCTGCGCTAG
- the ccmA gene encoding heme ABC exporter ATP-binding protein CcmA, which yields MVLSVSDLACARGPAQVLAGVTFSLDRGEALILRGPNGAGKTTLLRTLAGLTPPIRGRLSHAEDAIAYAAHADGLKAQLTVTENLRFWADIFGQHDIEPALLAFALHPLAERTAGELSAGQKRRLSLARLLVTGRPIWALDEPTVSLDTENTARFAAVVETHLARGGSAIIATHIDLGLPSARTLDITPYVAKGIPAADTLADDPFLGAAL from the coding sequence ATGGTTCTGTCTGTCTCCGATCTCGCCTGCGCCCGTGGGCCCGCGCAAGTCCTTGCAGGCGTGACCTTTTCCCTTGATCGAGGCGAGGCATTGATCTTGCGCGGCCCCAATGGCGCCGGCAAAACCACGCTGCTGCGCACCCTCGCAGGCCTGACGCCCCCGATCCGGGGCCGCCTGTCTCACGCCGAGGATGCCATCGCCTACGCCGCCCATGCCGACGGGCTGAAGGCGCAGCTCACCGTCACGGAGAACCTGCGTTTCTGGGCCGATATCTTCGGACAGCACGACATCGAGCCGGCGCTCTTGGCCTTCGCGCTTCACCCGCTGGCAGAACGCACGGCAGGAGAGCTTTCGGCAGGCCAAAAGCGCCGCCTGTCGCTGGCGCGGCTCTTGGTAACAGGACGCCCGATCTGGGCGCTGGACGAGCCGACGGTCTCTCTCGACACGGAGAATACCGCGCGGTTTGCGGCCGTGGTGGAGACCCATCTGGCACGTGGCGGCTCCGCCATCATTGCCACGCATATCGACCTCGGGCTACCGTCTGCGCGGACCCTCGACATCACGCCCTATGTCGCCAAGGGCATTCCCGCCGCCGACACGCTCGCCGACGATCCGTTTCTGGGGGCGGCTCTATGA
- the acnA gene encoding aconitate hydratase AcnA: MPITVGHDKSKTRKTLTVGDQSVAYYSIAAAEAAGLGDFSKLPAALKVVLENMLRFEDDKTVSVDDIKAFSEWADKGGKNPREIAYRPARVLMQDFTGVPAVVDLAAMRDGIKALGGDPQKINPLNPVDLVIDHSVMIDEFGNPRAFQMNVDREYERNIERYTFLKWGQSAFNNFRVVPPGTGICHQVNLEYLAQTVWTDTDQNGEEVAYPDTLVGTDSHTTMVNGAAVLGWGVGGIEAEAAMLGQPISMLIPEVVGFELTGEMMEGTTGTDLVLRVVEMLREHGVVGKFVEFYGAGLDNLPLADRATIANMAPEYGATCGFFPIDAETIRYLENTGRDKDRIALVEAYAKENGFWRGADYAPVYSSTLSLDMGTVVPAISGPKRPQDHIPLTSAHTEFAKYVKGVREGKDASANAEIRWEGEGGQPEPQDIPGDEGHHNRGYVQTDDGHYQLHDGSIVIASITSCTNTSNPYVMIGAGLVARKARELGLNRKPWVKTSLAPGSQVVSHYLEAAGLQEDLDAIGFNLVGYGCTTCIGNSGPLEAPISKAINDYDLIGTSILSGNRNFEGRISPDVRANYLASPPLVVAYALVGDMNHDLANSPLGQDKDGNDVYLKDIWPTSKEIADLVEKTVTREAFQDKYADVFKGDEKWQAVETTNAETYDWPPQSTYIQNPPYFQGMTMDTKKIENIEGAKVLALLGDMITTDHISPAGSFKESHPAGQYLVERQVPVREFNSYGSRRGNHEVMMRGTFANIRIKNEMLDGVEGGYTLGPDGQQTSIFDAAMAYQEQGTPLVIFGGEQYGAGSSRDWAAKGTNLLGVKAVIAESFERIHRSNLVGMGVIPFEFTGGDTRKTLGLKGDETVSIHGLDTVTPLAEVPATITMGDGSTKEITLKCRIDTGVEIEYIENGGVLHYVLRNLARDPIAAE, from the coding sequence ATGCCCATCACCGTTGGCCACGATAAATCCAAAACCCGCAAGACGTTGACCGTGGGTGACCAGTCGGTCGCTTACTACTCGATCGCCGCCGCAGAGGCCGCGGGTCTCGGCGATTTCTCCAAGTTGCCTGCCGCCCTGAAGGTGGTGCTGGAAAACATGCTGCGCTTCGAGGACGACAAGACTGTCTCTGTCGACGATATCAAGGCGTTCAGCGAATGGGCTGACAAGGGCGGCAAGAACCCCCGCGAAATCGCATACCGTCCGGCGCGCGTGCTGATGCAGGACTTCACCGGCGTGCCCGCCGTGGTCGACCTCGCCGCCATGCGTGACGGCATCAAGGCCCTTGGCGGTGATCCGCAGAAGATCAACCCGCTCAACCCCGTTGATCTGGTCATCGACCACTCGGTCATGATCGACGAGTTCGGCAACCCGCGCGCGTTCCAGATGAACGTCGACCGCGAATACGAGCGCAACATCGAGCGTTACACCTTCCTCAAGTGGGGCCAGTCGGCCTTCAACAACTTCCGCGTCGTGCCGCCCGGCACCGGCATCTGCCACCAGGTCAACCTCGAATACCTGGCGCAGACGGTCTGGACCGACACGGACCAGAACGGCGAGGAAGTGGCCTACCCCGACACCCTCGTGGGCACCGACAGCCACACCACCATGGTTAACGGCGCGGCCGTCCTTGGTTGGGGCGTGGGCGGCATCGAGGCCGAGGCGGCGATGCTTGGCCAGCCGATCTCCATGCTGATTCCCGAGGTCGTGGGCTTCGAGCTGACCGGCGAGATGATGGAAGGCACCACCGGTACCGATCTCGTCCTGCGCGTCGTGGAAATGCTGCGCGAGCACGGCGTTGTCGGCAAATTCGTGGAATTCTATGGCGCAGGCCTCGACAACCTGCCGCTGGCTGACCGCGCGACGATCGCCAACATGGCGCCTGAATATGGCGCCACCTGCGGCTTCTTCCCGATCGACGCCGAGACGATCCGCTACTTGGAAAACACCGGCCGCGACAAGGATCGCATCGCGCTGGTCGAAGCCTACGCCAAGGAAAACGGCTTCTGGCGCGGCGCCGATTACGCGCCGGTCTATTCCTCGACGCTGAGCCTCGACATGGGCACCGTCGTGCCGGCGATCTCCGGTCCCAAGCGTCCGCAGGACCACATCCCGCTGACCTCCGCGCATACGGAGTTCGCGAAATACGTGAAGGGTGTGCGCGAAGGCAAGGACGCCTCCGCCAATGCCGAGATCCGTTGGGAAGGTGAGGGCGGCCAGCCCGAGCCGCAGGATATCCCCGGCGACGAGGGGCACCACAACCGCGGCTACGTGCAGACCGACGACGGCCACTACCAGCTGCATGACGGCTCCATCGTGATCGCCTCGATCACGTCCTGCACCAACACGTCGAACCCCTACGTGATGATCGGCGCGGGCCTCGTGGCGCGCAAGGCGCGCGAGTTGGGCCTGAACCGCAAGCCATGGGTGAAAACCTCGCTGGCACCGGGCTCTCAGGTGGTGTCGCACTACCTCGAGGCCGCCGGCCTGCAGGAAGACCTCGACGCCATCGGCTTCAACCTCGTGGGCTACGGCTGCACGACCTGCATCGGCAACTCCGGTCCGCTGGAAGCGCCGATCAGCAAGGCGATCAACGACTATGACCTGATCGGCACCTCGATCCTGTCGGGCAACCGCAACTTCGAGGGCCGGATCAGCCCCGATGTGCGCGCCAACTACCTCGCCTCGCCGCCGCTCGTGGTGGCCTATGCGCTGGTGGGTGACATGAACCATGACCTCGCCAACAGCCCGCTTGGTCAGGACAAGGACGGGAACGACGTCTACCTCAAGGACATCTGGCCGACCTCCAAGGAGATCGCGGATCTGGTCGAGAAGACCGTTACCCGCGAAGCCTTCCAGGACAAATACGCGGACGTCTTCAAGGGCGACGAAAAGTGGCAGGCGGTGGAGACCACCAACGCCGAAACTTACGACTGGCCACCGCAGTCCACCTACATCCAGAACCCGCCCTACTTCCAGGGCATGACCATGGACACCAAGAAGATCGAGAACATCGAAGGCGCGAAAGTGCTGGCGCTTCTGGGTGACATGATCACGACCGACCACATCAGCCCGGCCGGCTCCTTCAAGGAAAGCCACCCCGCCGGTCAGTACCTCGTGGAGCGTCAGGTGCCGGTGCGGGAGTTCAACTCGTACGGCTCCCGTCGTGGTAACCACGAAGTCATGATGCGCGGCACCTTCGCCAACATCCGTATCAAGAACGAGATGCTGGACGGCGTCGAAGGGGGCTATACCCTCGGGCCGGACGGTCAGCAGACCTCTATCTTCGACGCGGCCATGGCTTATCAGGAGCAGGGCACCCCGCTGGTGATCTTCGGCGGTGAACAGTACGGCGCGGGTTCCTCCCGTGACTGGGCGGCCAAAGGCACGAACCTTCTGGGCGTCAAGGCCGTGATCGCCGAGAGCTTCGAGCGTATCCACCGCTCCAACCTCGTCGGCATGGGCGTGATCCCCTTCGAGTTCACCGGCGGCGATACCCGCAAGACACTCGGCCTCAAAGGCGACGAGACGGTGTCGATCCATGGGCTCGACACGGTGACGCCGCTGGCGGAAGTCCCCGCGACCATCACCATGGGTGACGGCAGCACCAAGGAGATCACGCTGAAGTGCCGGATCGATACCGGTGTCGAGATCGAGTACATCGAGAACGGCGGCGTGCTGCACTACGTGCTGCGCAACCTCGCGCGCGATCCGATCGCGGCGGAGTAA
- a CDS encoding tyrosine-protein phosphatase — MSQPPPPSAALAWFQYWLKDHGALRALWRNFHKLDDDVWRHNHPSPKRLARLKEKGAVSVLSLRGSSSDHSQREAAICAELGLNFRGLSLRAVRLPQRKALLELIAALRDMPKPLVIHCKSGADRTGLASVIYLHVFKNVPLAEAREQLGMRFIHNPYGRARIVNVLLDAYAAAHETTGIGFEEWVRTVYDPDALTT, encoded by the coding sequence ATGTCACAGCCACCGCCCCCTTCCGCCGCACTCGCGTGGTTCCAGTATTGGCTGAAGGATCACGGGGCCCTGCGCGCGCTCTGGCGCAACTTTCACAAACTCGATGACGACGTCTGGCGCCACAACCACCCAAGCCCGAAACGCCTGGCACGCCTGAAGGAAAAGGGCGCGGTCTCGGTGCTGAGCCTGCGGGGCTCCTCCTCGGACCATAGCCAGCGTGAGGCAGCCATCTGTGCCGAGCTTGGCCTGAACTTTCGCGGATTGAGTCTGCGCGCGGTGCGCCTGCCGCAACGCAAGGCGCTGCTGGAATTGATCGCAGCCCTGCGTGACATGCCCAAACCTTTGGTTATTCACTGTAAATCAGGCGCGGACCGTACCGGCCTTGCCTCGGTGATCTACCTTCACGTCTTCAAGAACGTGCCGCTGGCCGAAGCACGGGAACAATTGGGGATGCGGTTCATCCACAACCCCTATGGACGTGCGCGGATCGTGAATGTCCTGTTGGACGCCTATGCTGCCGCCCATGAGACGACCGGCATCGGGTTCGAGGAATGGGTCCGGACCGTTTACGACCCTGATGCGCTGACCACCTAA